The DNA segment AAAATTGATCCAGAAATCAGAAAAAGAGCTATAGAAATGAAGGAAAAGGATCCGCTTCATCCAATTAATTTATTTAATATATCCTGGAAGGATGAAAATAATGAAATAAGGTATTTTGTTATGCCAAAAGAATTAACAGGTGTTGATGCAAATATTATAGTTTTATATGCTAAGGATTTCCCATCTGGAAGTCATAAAGTTGGAGCAACATATTCTGTATTAATGGAAAAAACAATAACCCATGAAGTAGATGCCTCTATTCATAAATTGGTATGGCCTTCAACGGGAAATTACGGTATAGGTGGAGCTTTTGTTAGTTCAAGAATGAATTATGATTCCTTAGTAATTTTACCGGAAGAAATGAGTCAAGAAAGATTTGACATAATTCGAAAATATGGTTCTGATGTTATAGCAACTCCTGGATGCGAATCAAATGTTAAAGAAATTTATGATAAAACAAAAGAACTGAAACAAAATGATCCTGAACATATAAGAGTATTAAACCAATTTGAAGAATTTGCGAATTATAGATTCCACTATTATGTTACTGGAAATACTATGATTGAAACAGTGAAAAGGTATCATATAGGAAATGAAAGAATTGCGGCGATTGTTTTAGGGGTTGGTTCTGCAGGAACAATTGCCAGTGGAGATAGAGTAAAACAGGAATTTCCAGAAGTTAAAATAGTGGCCATGGAACCGGTCCAATGTCCAACAATTGCTTTAAATGGGTATGGAGGACATGATATTCAGGGAATTGGAGATAAACACGTTACATGGATACACAATGTTATGAATAACGATGCTGTTGTTTTAGTAGATGACGTTGATAGCAAAAAGATGTTACAGGTATTAACAGATGAAGAAGGGAAAAAATTCTTAAAAGAATTTGTGGATCCAGAAATGGTGGAATATATTTCAGATAAGTTTGGTATTTCAGGTATTGCAAATGTTATTGGTGCTATAAAAATGGCTAAATTTTATAATCTAAAATCCGATGACAATATATTTGTTGTTGCTACTGATAATATTGCCAGATACCATTCTGTAATGGAACAAATGACAGAAACGTATGGTAAATTAGACAGAGCAGAAGCAAAATCAAGGGTTGAAAGAATATTCTTATATCAGGAAACGTCCGGGATATTTGAAGGGGATAAATATAATAGAGAAAGATGGCATAATTTGAAATATTATACATGGATTGAACAACAGGGAAAAACAATAGAAGAATTAGATGCACAGAAAGAACAAAAATACTGGGAAGAACATCAAAAAAAGGTTCATGAAATTAACAAATTACTGGAACAATATAGAGAGGAACATAAAGCGACTTTAAGGAAGGTGTGGCTTGAAAAATGAGGAAATTATTTAAAAATATATCATATCTTGCAACATTCGATAATGAAAATACAGAATTGAAAAATGCATACATTTATATTGAAGATAACGTTATAAAGGATATAGGAACTGGTAATCCTGATATGACAGCAGATGAAATTATAAATTGTAAAGATATGCTTATAATGCCAGGATTTGTAAATACTCATCACCATTTATATCAGTCTTTAACAAGAAATGTTAAAGGAGCTCAAAATGCAAAATTATTTGATTGGCTTGTATTCTTATATGAACGATGGAAAAATATAGATAGAGAAGGTTTTTATATAAGTTCAATTATAGCAAATTATGAAATGATGAAGACGGGAGTTACAACTACTACGGACCATTTATACTTATATCCATATGGTTTAAATGAGGCAATAGATGCAGAAATAGAAGGAGCAATAAGAACAGGAATTCGTTTTCACCCAACTCGTGGAAGTATGTCAATGAGCAAAAAAGATGGAGGTTTACCACCTGATAGTGTTGTGCAAACAGAAAAGGAAATAATAAAAGAGAGTATAAGAGTAATTGAAAAATATCATAATCCAGAAAAATATTCTATGTTGAGAATAGCATTAGCACCATGTTCCCCTTTTTCTGTTACAGCAGATCTTATGAAAGAAACTGTAAAAATTGCAGAAGAATATGATGTATTAATGCATACGCATGTTGCAGAAACACTTGATGAAGAAGAGTATTGTATAGAAAGGTTTGGAAAGAGACCAGTAGATTATATGGAAGAATTAGGTTGGTTAAATCCTCGTGCATGGTTTGCTCATCTTGTATGGTTAAATGAATCAGATATAGAAAAGTTATCACAAAATGATGTTGGCATGGCACATTGTCCATCTTCAAATATGAGGCTTGGTTCTGGAATTGCTCCAGTAACGAAAATGAAAGATAAAATGCGAATAGGAATAGCAGTAGATGGAAGTGCAAGTAATGATACAAATAATATGATTGCAGAAATTAGGAATGCTTTGTTATTACAAAGGGTAAAATATGGTGCAGATGCATTAACAGTGAGAGAAGCATTGAGGTTAGGAACTGTTGGTGGAGCAAGAGTGTTAAGGATGGATGATTATATAGGAAGTCTAGAAATTGGTAAAGCGGCGGATTTTATAGGATTCAATTTAAATAGATTAGAATTTGCAGGTGGCCTTGATGATCCGTTGGGAGCTGTTTTAATGTGTGACGGAAAACAGGTTGATTTAAATGTTATAAATGGAGAAATAAGAATAAAAGATGGAAAAATTTTAGATGAAGAATTGCCGAAATTAATAGAAAGACATAATGAAATATCAAAAAAAGTTATAAATAGTTTATAGAAAAGATGCGGCATATGCCGCATCTTTTCTAAGATTTCTGTTAGGGAGGATAAAATTGTTTATATTTTAATCAAAAATTATAAATATACTAAAGCAATGATTATGGCAAAATTCACAAAAAATTAATCTTTTCGTTTTTTATTTTTACATAAAAGTGATTTAATATTGGTGAATTTACGCGTGTTTATAATATTCAGGGGGATATTAATGATGAATGAAAAGATGAAAAATTTCCTGTTTGAAAAATACTTTGAAGATAATAATATGGGGATATTAATAGTAAAAGATAAAAAAGTAAAATATATTAATAAATCATATAAAATACTTGCCAGATTATTTGATACGGATATGGAAAAAACATCTCCTGTAGATATATATTTCAATTACGAGAAATATCTGGAAAAAAATACCCATTTGAGAAAATTAAAAGATTTATTCGATTCTATAACTATATTTCGTTTCTCGAAAACAGACATGACATTTACGCATGTTGAAGAATTTAATAGTAAATTTCTTGAATTTAAATTTAAGGGAGTAATTATAGATAATGAAAAATATTATATAATTACAGTTTTAGATGTAACCAATGAAATAAAACTACTTGATTATAAATATCTTGAAATATCAAAAAAAATAGGTGAATTGAGTTTTAGAGAACTATCAAAAGAAGATTTCAACAGTAAAATAATATATGAAAATATTCACCTTATTTTAAAAGAATATAATATAGTCAATGAGTTAGCGATTTCAATATTGAAGGGAGATAAAATATATATTGAATTTGGGATAATAAATGGAATTAATCTAACTGGGAAAAAATATTCAATAGCCGATAAATCTTTAACATCATATATTATTAATTACAATAAAAGAATATATATACCAAATTCTTTGAATTTTAAACTGCCATATGGGTATAAAATTTTTCATATAGGTCCAAAGCCTAAGCCTTATAGCGTTTATGGTGTTCCGTTAAGAAATGAAAATGGAGAAGCATATGGAGCAATTTTGTATGAAAGACCTGAAGAATATAAGTTTAATAGTTTTGATTTTAAATTTTTAGATGAGGTTACATATACAATTCAATCTGTAATAAGATTTAATAAATTATATAAAGAATTACATAATGAAAAAACAAAATATTATGAAATGTCGATTCGAGATCATCTAACAAGAGCATATAATAGATCCTTTTTAGAAGAATATTTGAAGAAAATATATAATAAAAGCAAACGATACAATGAGAGAGTGATTTTGAGTTTTATAGATATAGATAATTTTAAAAAAATAAATGATAAATATGGACATGATTATGGGGATATGTGCTTAACTGTATTTTCTGAGACGGTATTTTCTAATATTAGAGAATCAGATGTTTTTGCGAGATATGGTGGGGACGAATTTGTTATAGTTTTTCCGAATACAACATTTGAAAATTCAGAAAAAGTTATGAAAAGGATTAAACGAAAGCTAAAGAGAACGGAATTTCCAATAGATATATCCTTTGGTTTAACTGAAATTGATATAAATCTCTCATTAAAGGAAAATATGAAAAAAGTAGATGACCTAATGTATCAAATGAAAAGGATAAAAAACACCGGGACAAAATAAAATCCCCGGTGTTTTTTTTACGACCTCAATTTTAAATTAATCCTCTTTAAATCTTTATCTATATCTAAAATTTCCACAGTTACTATTTGATTTATACCTAAAACTTCAGAAGGATGCCTTATAAACTTTTCTGAAATATTAGATTTATGTATTAATCCATTTTCTTTAATACCAAGATCAACAAAAGCTCCAAAATCTGTTATATTTGTAACTCTTCCTTGTAAAATCATTCCGATTTTTAAATCTTCCAATGTTAAAACATCTTCATACAATAGTGGTTGAGGCAATTCATCTCTTAAATCTCTACCAGGTTTTTGTAATTCAGAAATTATATCCTTTAATGTATATTCACCTATTCCTAATTTTTCAGATAATTCTTGAATATTTATATTATTCAACTTTTCTCTTATTAAATTTAATTTTTCATTATCTAAAATATCTTCTTTTTTAAAACCTAAAAAATCTAATAATTCTTCAGTTTTCTTATAACTTTCTGGATGAATTCCGGTGATTTCTAAAGGGTTATTTCCATCAAATATTCTTAAAAAACCTGCAGCCTGTTCAAAAGATTTTGGGCCAAAACCCTTTACTTTTAATAAATCTTTTCTTTCTTTAAATGGTCCATTTTCCTCACGAAATTTTACAATATTTTCTGCCAGTTTTGGAGTAATACCAGAAATATATTGTAATAGAGCAGAAGATGCTGTGTTTAAATTAATTCCAACGAGATTTACAACATGTTCAACAGTATTTTCAAGCTTTTCTTTTAATAATTTTTGATTCATATCATGTTGATATTGACCTACTCCTAAAGATTTTGGGTCTATTTTTACAAATTCTGCTAAAGGATCTTGTATTCTTCTGCCAATACTAATAGCACCTCTTACAGTAACATCTAAATCTGGGAATTCTTTTACTGCTAATTTTGAAGCTGAGTATACTGAAGCACCTGATTCATCTGCAAATATGTATTTTAAATTTAAATTATGTTTTTTAACAGTATCAACTATAAACTTTTGTGTTTCCCTTGAAGCAGTGCCATTGCCAATAACAATAAGATTTAAATTGTACTTTTTAATTAATTCTAAAACAATTTTTTCGGCATTTTCAAAATCATTCTTTGGAGGAACTGGATATATAGTGTTATTTTCTAAAAATTTTCCAGATTCATCAAGAGCTACAACCTTACACCCAGTTCTATATCCAGGATCAATTGCTAATACTCGTTTATTCTTCAATGGAGGAGTAAGCAATAATTCCTTTAAATTTTTAGAAAATAATTCAATAGATTTTTCTTCTGCACGCTGAGTTAGAATATTTCTAACTTCATTTGAAATAGATGGAAACAACATATTTTTAAATCCATAATCTAACCCTTCTTTTATTATTTTGTTATTTTCTTCAAATTTTGTTAAATACTCTTTATATAATTTATTTATATACTTTTCATCAAGAGATAATTTTACAGTTAAAACCCCTTCTTTCTCTCCTCTGTTAATTGATAACACTCTATAATTTGGTATTTTATGTATTTCCTGCGAAAATTCATGATACATATCATATTTTGTTTTTTCTTCTAAGAATTTCTTTTTTTTATAACTTTCTATTTTTCCATATTTCAGTAAATCATTTCTTAGGATTTTTCTTATTTTTTCATTATGTGCAAAGTATTGTCCTATTATATACTTTACCCCTTCTAAAACTTCATCAAGTGTTTTAACCTTATCATTAATAAATGCATTGGCCTCTTTTTCTATATTTGTTATTTTTTGTAAAAAAATTTTTTGAACCAAAGGTTCCAAGCCATTTTCAATAGCTATATCTGCTTTTGTTTTTTTTCTTTTTTTATAAGGTAAATAAAGATCTTCTACCTCGCTTAATTTTGTAGCATTCAGAATTTTGTTTTTTAACTCTTCAGTTAATTTCCCTTGTTCTTCTATTGATTTGATAATACTTTCTTTTCGTTTTTCTAATTCTGTTTGATATTGATATAACTCAGAAATTTTTCTAACTTCTTCTTCAGTAAGATTTCCTGTAGCCTCTTTTCTATATCTGCTTATGAAAGGTATAGTATTACCATTATTCAATAGTTCAATTGTATTTTTTACCTGCCAATCTTTAACGTTTAAGTCTTTTGAAATTATATTTATAATATTCATATTAAATCACCTCTAATATTTCTTCTAATGATAATAAAACAGGGATTATATCCCTGTTTTATTAATTGAAATTAATTTTCTTCTTTTTCCTCTTCTTCATTTTTTTGCTTTTCTTCAAAATTTTCAACTTCAACTATTTCAACTTTTTCTGTGATATGTTCGGCAACTTTTTTACTTAAAATATCCCACATTAAGTTTCCTAAGATTTCTGCATTTGAATATATAATTTCTTTGGCTTTATCATGTGGAAGCCTATACATGTGTGCGAATGAGTGTATTGCTTCATTTAATTCCTTCTCTTCTACTTTTATATTATTTTCTTCTGCGATTTTATTTATTATTGTCATTTCTTTTATGGATTTTAAAGCTTGTTCTTTTAATTCGTTTATGTATGCCTCTTCTCCACCGTGTTTTTCTAATTCTTCTTCGTATTTTCCATTTTGTTTAACTCTTTCTAATGTTTTTTCAACAAAATCATCAATTGTTTCGTCTGATACATCAACTTCAACGTATTTGTGTAATTCAGCCAAGATGTAATTCTTTATATAATCATCTTTCCATACTTTAAATGAATCTGCTCCTTCCTTAGCTAATTTTTCTTTTAATTCAAGTACAGAATTTATTTCAGCATCTAATGTTTTAGCAATATCATCAGTTAACTCAGGAACAATTCTTTTATATACTCCTTCAACGTTTATTTGATATAAATATTTTTTGTCTTCAAATTCTCTGTTGATTTCAACATAATCTCCCTTTTTCTTTCCAATTAAATCTGTAACCATAGGTCTTTTATCTTCTTCGTATAACACATATTCGCTTTCTTTATCTTTAAACAATTCTTTACCTTCTGCGTTTAAAACTGTATATTTTACTTTAACAAGATCTCCAATTTCTGCTGGTTCATCTTTTTCTTCTAAAATAGGATTTTCTTCAAGTAAATCTTTTATTCTATCTTCTACAAATTTTTCAACAACTTCTTTTTCCGTTGGAACTTCAACTTTTATTTCTTCGAATTTTGTAGAAACAACTTCCGGGTGTTCGTGCATTAATACTTCAACTTCTGCTGAATCATTATCCAATGCAAACGATTCAATATATGGACCAAATAAAACCTTTTCATCTTTAAACGAATCTTCAACCTTTTCTATTAATATTTCTCTAACCATTTCTACGAAATCTTCACCAAATTTTATTTTCATAACCTTTTTTGGGACTTTACCTTTTCTAAATCCATGAAATGTGTATCTTTGATTTAATTCTCTAACTATCTGGTTTTCAGCGTTGTCAATATCCTTTTTATCAAATTTTACCAAATATCTTTTTACATTTTTTTCTTCCGATATAATTTCCTTTTGCATTCTTAACACTCCTTTTTTAAAATTATTTCAATTAAAATTATTTCAATTAAAATTATTTCTATTTCATATTATACAAGGAATATATCTTAATACTGTTAAAATTAGGTCAAAATAGGATTTCGGGGACGTAATAACTTTTATAACTTTTCTTTCTATTAATCTTTTTTTTTTGAAAAAAATGTTGTATAATAAAAAGGGGATGGAGGTGGAATTTTGAACAAAAAAAGTATAAGAACTTTATTGTTTAATCATTCATTTATTATTGTATTATTACTATCTTTAATAATGATTATAATCATTATGTTTTCAATAAACATTTTTTTTAAAAAAATGTACAACTCGACAATAAAACAATCTGTAATATCTGTAAATAGATACTTTAATAGTAATTTGAAGTATCTGGATTATTATAGTGTTGAATATGAAAATATTGTTAAAAATTTTCTTGATGAAGTATATGTGATGTACTTTAATAAAAATTTTTCAGAAAAATATAACAAGTTAAAGAGTTCGTATATTAAAGATAAACAGTTTATTAAAGATATAAATTATTATATAATAAATAAGGATGGTGTGATTACAGAGACGGATTATCAAAAAGATTTAGGATTAAATATATCCAAAAGAGTACCAACTTTTTGGAAAAAATTAAATACAAAATTAAAGGAAAATGGAGAATATATAGAAAAGATATCATTTGAATTGAAAACAAATTTACCACGTATATATGGGTATAAAATTTTAAACGATGGAGAAATTTTTGAAGTGGGTATATTATTAAATGATAGAGCTGTTCCTAATTTCTTTAAAGAAATATCTTCTGTTAAATTTAATTTTATTGAAGGAATATATGTTTATAACATTTCATATATTCCGTTTTCATTTGAATCTCCTTTTTTAGATGATAAGGAAAAATTAATATTTGATGATATTGATTATTTTAATAATAGTTCAGATTATATTATAAGAGAAAAGGTTAATGGAGAAAAAACGTTCGTTTATTTAAAGTGGAGACCTGATGAGGATTATACATTAACTGCTTTGACAAAAATAGAGATTGATTTTTCCGAGTTGATAAAAACAAAAAATTATATTATTTTTATATCTTTGTTGGTAACGGCGATATTTTTATTTGTTTTTACGATATATCTGTATTATAATGCCAGAAAGGTGGAAAAACCTTTACAACAATTGATTCGTAATATTGAAAATGGAAAAATTGATGAAATAGAAACAGCTATTTTTGAAATAGATACATTGATAAAGTATTATTCTCATTTACTTTCAGAGCTGGTGAAAAAAGCTAATGAAGAGGAAGAAGAATTGCTAAATTTAAAGAAAAAACTTGAAAACATTGAAAAAGAAAAGAATATGTTATATGATATAGCATTAAAAGATGAATTAACAAAATTATTTAACAAAAAAGGAGCGGAAAAGGTTTTTCAAAGGGTAATAAGCAATAATGAGAGTTTTTGTGTAATTTATATAAATTTAGATAATTTAAAAAATGTGAAAAAAGCATTTGGTGAAAATATATCAGATGATTTGATAAAAGATTTTGTAGAAATAGTAAAGAAGACTATCAGAGACAGGGATTTTATATTTAGGCTTAGTGATGATGAATTTTTAATTTTGTTGAGATTTGTTAATATAGAAATATCTCAGAAAATATTAAAAAGATTAGTGGAATATGTAAAGAAATTTAACATAACTACAGATAAGGATTATAAGATATCAATGAGTTATGGATTATTGGAATATACTGGTCAGGATATTAAAGATATTATAACGGATGCGAGAAAAAAAATGGAAGATATGAAAGAAAAAAAGAAAGAAATTTTAAAAAGGTTGAAAAATAAAAGGTAAGGAGAAAAAATATGGAAATAGTGCCTTTTTATAGAAAAAAAAATGTAGAAGTTTATTTATTTATAATGCCACCTTTTGGAGTAAATACATATGTGATTAAATCAAATAAAACTATAATTATAGTGGATCCTGGTTGTGGAAATCAACATATTTTTAATTATTTTGGAGTAGAAAATTTCAAATATAAAGGAGTTTTAGTTACTCATACGCATTACGATCATATAGCTGGGCTAAATGAATTTGATAAATTTCATATAATGATTCCTCATAAGGAAATAATAGGGTTAAAAGATAAATCCAGAAATTTGAGTTATATGTTTGGTGAAGAGTTTGAAACCAATATAAATTACACAGAAATTTACGAAGGTTATTATGATTTTGGTGGTTTAAAATTTATGGCATCTTATTATTCAGGCCATACACCGGGTTCTATGATTTATGATTTTGGTGATTTTATTTTTACAGGTGATTTTATATTTTGTGACTCTGTTGGCAGAACAGATTTGCCTTATGGAGATGAAAAGGTTATGTTTGAATCATTAAAAAAATTTGATGAATATATAAAATCGAAAGAGGAGACAGTATTAATCATGCCAGGACATATGGAAATATGTTATTTGAAAGATTTAAAAAAGAATAATATATTTTTAATTTAAAAAAATAAATTTCTGGAGGTAAAAAATGATTGATCGATATGCGCTTTCACCTGTAAAAGAAATATGGTCAGAGGAAGAAAAATATAAAAGATGGTTGGAGATTGAGTTATCAGTAATAGATGCATTTGAAGAAAAAAATATAGCACCAAAAGGTACGGCTAAAAAGATCAGGAATCAGGCTAAAATTGACGTAGAAAAAATTTTAAAAATTGAAAGTATAGTAGATCATGATGTAATTGCGTTTATTAAATCAATTACAGATAATATGGGGGATGAGGCAAGATATTTCCACAAGGGATTAACATCTTCTGATATAGTAGATACAGCATGGTCTTTAGGTTTAAAAAGAGCAGGAGAAATAATATTAGAAGAGATGAAAAAATTATCCCAGATTCTAAAAGAAAAAGCTATAAAATATAAATATTTATCCACAGTTGGAAGATCTCATGGCGTTCATGCTGAACCGACATCATTTGGTTTAAAAATGTTATCATATCTTGCTGAATTGGAGAGAAATATAAAACGATTTGAAATATCTATTGAAAATATATCTTATGGAAAATTAAGTGGGGCAGTAGGAAATTATGCAAATATAGATCCGGAAATAGAAAAAATAGCATTGAACAAATTAGGATTAAAACCAGAAACAGTAGCAACGCAGGTTGTTCCAAGGGATAGACATGCAGAATTTTTATCTTCATTAGCGTTAATTGGTGCTGGAATTGAAAGAATAGCTGTTGAAATTAGACATTTACAAAAAACAGAAGTATTAGAAGCTCAGGAACCATTTAAAAAAGGTCAAAGAGGATCTTCCGCAATGCCGCATAAAAAGAACCCTATATTATGCGAAAGGTTAACTGGAATGGCGAGAATGTTGCGAAGCTACACTGTTTCCGGTTATGAAAATATAGCTCTATGGCATGAAAGAGATATATCTCATTCTTCTGTGGAAAGGGTATTTTTACCAGATGCAACATTAATAGCATTTTATATGGTCAAAAAAGTTCAATATCTTATAGATAATCTAATTGTGAATGAAGATAGAATAAAGGAAACATTTGAAAAGTCATATAATCTTGTATATTCTCAGAGAGTATTGCTATCATTAATAGATAAAGGCCTAAGTCGTGAAGAAAGCTATAAATTTGTTCAAAAATATGCATTAAAAGCATGGGAAGAAAGAAAAGACTTTAAAAAAATATTATGGGAAAATAGTAGAATAAAAGAGTTATTTAAGTCCGAAGAATTTGATGAAATATTTACTCCTGATTATTATTTAAGAAATATTGATGCAATATATGAAAGATTCAATTTAAAATAAAAAATGAGAATTTGGAATTGAACAAAATAAAAAGCAAAATCCCCGAAAACGGGGATTTTGTTAATTTAAGATTGTGTGCAGTTATATCTTTTCGATCATATAATGCTCAATATGGTAATTTATTTTTTTCTTAATTACCCACACTTTTCGTGGAAAAACTATTTTTATATATATTGTATTGAAAATATAGTGCTACCAGACCCACTCATTAAAGAAATAATAGAATTTTTATCCATATTTTCTTTAATTCTTTTTAATTTTGGATATTTTGGAAAAACCACCTGCTCAAAGATATTAAATGTATTTTCTTTTACTTTTATATAATCTCTTTCTTTTAATCCTTCATATAACTTCATTGGATCGCCGAATCTTGTTAATTTACTCCAACTTTTATCTATTTCATTATACATTTCTGGTGTGGATATATGAATACCAGGAAAATTAAATTCAAAATTTAATTTTAGAGGTTCTAAGAAAGTTAATTTGTCACCAATCCCTTCAGCAATAGCAGTACCACCAAAAATTAAAAATGGAACGTCTCCTCCAACCTTTGCACCAATTTCAATAATATCATTATCAGAGATATTATATTCATCTTTTAAAAATCTTAAAACAGCGGCAGCATCAGCGCTTCCGCCGCCAATGCCTCCACCTTCTGGCAATTTTTTGCTTAAATGTATTTTCAAATTAAACCTATATTCCGTTAAGTTCTTAAATGTATCTATAGCTTTTTTTATCAAGTTATTATTCCAAGGGAAATTCAATTCAGGAGACGACGTAAACATTTCTTTTTCAGCAAATTCAATATCTATTTCATCATATAAAGGAATACTTTGGAAAATCGTTAGAATATTATGATAGTTATCGACTCGTTTTTCTATAACATCCAAAAAGAGATTAACCTTCGCATAAGCTTTTAAAAGCATTAAATCACCTCTAAGGCTCTTAATGCTATTTTAGACCAACCCTCAAATTCTCCATTGAAATCTTTAAACTCTGTTTCGTTTAGCCAAAGTTCTTTAAAGTTTTCTTTTTCTTTAATATTAACATTTGTAACATATGCAATAAATAAAACACCAAGATGAACCCTTGAAACTTCTGTAGAATCATCTAAAATAAGACCGACGTATTCTAATGATTTTAATTCATCAATATATAATTCTTCATTTAATTCTCTGTTTAATCCGTTATAAAATGTTAATTCTGAATTTTTATTTTTATCTATTGGATTAATGTGGCCGCCAATTCCAACACTATATAAATTATGTAATCTTTTTTCTGTTTGCTTTTTAGTCCTTTGAACTACTAATATTTTATTTTTTTTGTTCTTGATAACGACATAAGGAATTATTTGTTTTGTTGATTCATCTTTTTCGGCAATTTCTCTATCAATAAAATATGCATTATTAAATATTTTTTCTAAAATATTTTGCTCAACAATTGTAAATCCATTATAAAAGTTTATATCATTTAATATTTCATTGTCAATTACCCAAACTTTTTCTTTCATTCAATAACCTCCACGGTAATATTTTGATTTGTATAAATACAAATTTCTCCGGCTATTTTTAATGATTTTTCAGCGATTTCTTTTGCATCTAAGTCTGTGTTTTTTAACAAAGCTTTTGCTGCTGCAAGAGCATATGGCCCT comes from the Marinitoga sp. 1197 genome and includes:
- a CDS encoding GGDEF domain-containing protein produces the protein MNKKSIRTLLFNHSFIIVLLLSLIMIIIIMFSINIFFKKMYNSTIKQSVISVNRYFNSNLKYLDYYSVEYENIVKNFLDEVYVMYFNKNFSEKYNKLKSSYIKDKQFIKDINYYIINKDGVITETDYQKDLGLNISKRVPTFWKKLNTKLKENGEYIEKISFELKTNLPRIYGYKILNDGEIFEVGILLNDRAVPNFFKEISSVKFNFIEGIYVYNISYIPFSFESPFLDDKEKLIFDDIDYFNNSSDYIIREKVNGEKTFVYLKWRPDEDYTLTALTKIEIDFSELIKTKNYIIFISLLVTAIFLFVFTIYLYYNARKVEKPLQQLIRNIENGKIDEIETAIFEIDTLIKYYSHLLSELVKKANEEEEELLNLKKKLENIEKEKNMLYDIALKDELTKLFNKKGAEKVFQRVISNNESFCVIYINLDNLKNVKKAFGENISDDLIKDFVEIVKKTIRDRDFIFRLSDDEFLILLRFVNIEISQKILKRLVEYVKKFNITTDKDYKISMSYGLLEYTGQDIKDIITDARKKMEDMKEKKKEILKRLKNKR
- a CDS encoding MBL fold metallo-hydrolase, with protein sequence MEIVPFYRKKNVEVYLFIMPPFGVNTYVIKSNKTIIIVDPGCGNQHIFNYFGVENFKYKGVLVTHTHYDHIAGLNEFDKFHIMIPHKEIIGLKDKSRNLSYMFGEEFETNINYTEIYEGYYDFGGLKFMASYYSGHTPGSMIYDFGDFIFTGDFIFCDSVGRTDLPYGDEKVMFESLKKFDEYIKSKEETVLIMPGHMEICYLKDLKKNNIFLI
- the purB gene encoding adenylosuccinate lyase produces the protein MIDRYALSPVKEIWSEEEKYKRWLEIELSVIDAFEEKNIAPKGTAKKIRNQAKIDVEKILKIESIVDHDVIAFIKSITDNMGDEARYFHKGLTSSDIVDTAWSLGLKRAGEIILEEMKKLSQILKEKAIKYKYLSTVGRSHGVHAEPTSFGLKMLSYLAELERNIKRFEISIENISYGKLSGAVGNYANIDPEIEKIALNKLGLKPETVATQVVPRDRHAEFLSSLALIGAGIERIAVEIRHLQKTEVLEAQEPFKKGQRGSSAMPHKKNPILCERLTGMARMLRSYTVSGYENIALWHERDISHSSVERVFLPDATLIAFYMVKKVQYLIDNLIVNEDRIKETFEKSYNLVYSQRVLLSLIDKGLSREESYKFVQKYALKAWEERKDFKKILWENSRIKELFKSEEFDEIFTPDYYLRNIDAIYERFNLK
- the ispE gene encoding 4-(cytidine 5'-diphospho)-2-C-methyl-D-erythritol kinase; its protein translation is MLLKAYAKVNLFLDVIEKRVDNYHNILTIFQSIPLYDEIDIEFAEKEMFTSSPELNFPWNNNLIKKAIDTFKNLTEYRFNLKIHLSKKLPEGGGIGGGSADAAAVLRFLKDEYNISDNDIIEIGAKVGGDVPFLIFGGTAIAEGIGDKLTFLEPLKLNFEFNFPGIHISTPEMYNEIDKSWSKLTRFGDPMKLYEGLKERDYIKVKENTFNIFEQVVFPKYPKLKRIKENMDKNSIISLMSGSGSTIFSIQYI
- a CDS encoding NUDIX domain-containing protein is translated as MKEKVWVIDNEILNDINFYNGFTIVEQNILEKIFNNAYFIDREIAEKDESTKQIIPYVVIKNKKNKILVVQRTKKQTEKRLHNLYSVGIGGHINPIDKNKNSELTFYNGLNRELNEELYIDELKSLEYVGLILDDSTEVSRVHLGVLFIAYVTNVNIKEKENFKELWLNETEFKDFNGEFEGWSKIALRALEVI